Sequence from the Ornithinimicrobium humiphilum genome:
CGCGGCCGGGGGCGGCCCTGTCCGCCGCGGGCGCGCTGGCGACGGCGTGGTTCGCGCTCGGGCGCGACGAGGTCGAGCAGCGCGCCGCCGTCGAGCTCTTCCGGCAGGCGGTGGAGGCGGGCGGGCCGAAGGCGCTGCGCCAGGCCGAGCGGCGTCACTACCTGCAGGCGGCCTTCCTCACCGGTCGGCACGACCTGGTGCGGACCGGGCTGGACACGCTCCAGGGCGTGCACCCCGACGTGGTCGAGGGGCTGCGCGCCGACCTGGTCAACCCCTACGCCGAGGGCACGCAGCAGCCGGCGTCGCACGCCCGGTGGGAGAAGCTGCTGGGCTCCCGGTTCGCCGCGCGCGACCTGGATGGTCCCCGTGTGGACGGCGCGCGCGACCCGGTCTTCGACGGGCTGCGGCTGCCCGCCACCCGCTCCGTCGACGGCCCGATGGTCACCGTCGTCGTCCCCGCCTTCCGCCCCGACCGCGGGCTGGTGACGTCGGTGCGCTCGGTCCTCGACCAGTCGTGGGGCAACCTCGAGTTGCTGCTCGTCGACGACTGCTCCGAGCCGGGGCATGCCGAGCTGCTCGAGGAGTGCGCGGCGCTCGACGACCGGGTGAGGCTGCTGCGGCAGGCGGTCAACGGCGGGTCCTACCTCGCCCGCAACGCCGCGCTCGCCGTCGCCCGGGGTGCCTACGTGACGACGCAGGACGCCGACGACTGGTCGCACCCCGAGCGGCTCGCGCTGCAGGTGGCCGCCCTGGAGGAGGCGCCGGAGGCCGCCGCGAGCCGCAGCGTCGCGATCCGGGCCAGGCCCGACCTGACCCGGCAGTGGTTCGGCTACCGGCCCGAGCGGATGAACGCCAGCTCGCTGCTCGTGCGGCGCGAGGTGCTGGAGGCGGTCGGTGGCTTCGACGCGATCCGCAAGGGGGCCGACTCGGAGATGCAGGAGCGGCTGGGGCTGGTCGGCGGCGTCGTCAACGTGACGGAGCCGCTGGCGATCACCCGGCTGGCCGCCGGCTCGCTCTCGCGGGCGGACTTCGCCTTCGGGCGGCACAGTCCCGACCGGGTGCTCTTCCGCAGCTCTTTCCGGGTCTGGCACGCCGGGCTGCGCGCTGCCGGTGCGTCCGCCCCGGCGGACGTGCGCCTGGAGCGGGACGGGATGCGGCCCTTCCCGGTGCCGCGCAGCTTCGTGCGCGACCTGGCCGGGAGGCCGGTGCCCCGCAGCGACTACCGGATGGTGCTCGTCGTCGACCAGGCGCGGCCGCCGGTCGAGGTGCTGGAGGGGCTCGTGGAGGCGGGTCCGCGGTCCGACGGCACGGGTGCCGCCGACCGGGCGCCCGTGACGGGCGCCGAGGGTCCGACGGTCGCCGTGCTCGGCCGGGAGGACCTCACCCGCTCCGGGATGATGTCGCCGGACTGGAGCCCGGTGCTGCTCGAGGCCGCCCGGGACGGGGTGGTCGACCTGGTCACCGACACCGATCAGGTGCGCGCGGACGTGGTCGTCGTCCTCGAGCCGGCGGCGCTGGCCCCGGCCGCCCGGCCGATGCCCTCGGTGACGACGGACCGGGTGCTGCTGGCGGCGGTCCCGCCCTCCGAGGTCGAGCCGGTCCGCGACCTCGAGGGCGCTGCCGCGACGGTCCGCTCCCACTGGGGCGTGCGGGCCGAGTGGGTCGCCCGGACCCCCGCCGAGCAGCAGGCGTGGGCCGCCGACGGCTGGGAGCTGCCCTTGGTGACGGACCTGCTCGGCGCCGGTGCGGCGGGGGTCAGCCTGCGGGGGTGACGCGCAGCACCACGTCGCCCTCGCCGTTGGACGAGGTCACCCACAGGGCCCCGTCCTCGTCGACGGTGAGCGAGCGCAGCCGGCCGTAGGTGCCGTCGAGCTCCCGCGGCCGCAGCTCGTCGACCACCTCGGTGCCGTCGACCAGCAGCAGCGTCAGCCCGCTGCCCTTGAGCTCGGCGACGGCCAGCGCGCCCTCCCAGGCGCCCCACGCCCCGCCCCGGAGGAAGGCCGCACCGCTCGTCGCCCGCGTGGGCGAGCCGCTGCTCCACACCGCCTCGACCGCGTCGGGGAAGGCGTCGAGGTCGGTCATCGGCACAGACTCGTCGTAGCCGGGGACCGGGTCCCAGCCGTAGTTGCCGCCGGGCTCCAGCACGTTGACCTCGTCGTCGACCGAGGGGCCGTGCTCGACCGACCACACGACCGGCGGGTCGGTGCCCGGCTGGACGGCCAGGCCCTGCACGTTGCGGTGGCCGTAGGTGAGGATGCGCGGGTCGGCGCCCTCGACGGAGCCGTCCGGCTCCGCCGGCCCGCCGTCGGTGGTCAGGGCCAGCACCTTGCCGCCGAGGGAGTCGAGCGCCTGCGGGTTCCGGCCGTCCGCGGCGTCGCCGGTGCCGACGAGCAGCGTGTCGTCGGGCAGCAGGAGGAGCCGGCAGCCGGCGTGACGTCCGGAGGTCAGCGGGAGGCCGTCGACGACCACGCCGTCGCGGGTCGCGCGGGCCAGGTCCTCGTCGAGCGTCCAGCGGGTCACGCGGACGTCCGGCGCGGCGCCCGTGGGCTGCGCGGCGTGGCAGAGGAAGATCGTGCGGTCCTGCTCGAAGTCGGGCGAGACCGCCAGGCCCATGAGGCCCGCCTCGCTGCCGACGAAGAGCTCGGGCAGGTCGAGCGCCACCTCGCGGGCCTCGGCGGGCGTCCCGGTCGGGTCGGCGGCGAGGAGCCGCCCGCCGCGCTCGGTGACCAGGGCGGTGCCGTCCGGCAGCAGCTGGACGTCCCAGGGGAGGCGAAGGCCCTCGAGGACGACCTCGACGTCGAGGGCCTCGGGTGCGGCCGGCTCCTCGGTGGGCTCCGACGAGGTCTCGCTCACCGCGTCGTCGGAGGGAGCGGTCGTCGCGGTGCCGTCGTCCGTGCCGGCCGGCGTGGTCGAGGCAGCGGGCGCGCTGGACGTGGCGGGAGGCGACGCGCTGTCGCCCTCGCCGGAGCAGGCCGTCAGGGCGAGGCCCGCGACGGCGACGACGCTGAGGAGAGGGCTGCGGCGTCCCATGCAGCCAGCGTAGGTCGCCTCGGTCCCGGCGACACGCCCGTCCGGACCGGCTCCAGCGAGCACGTGCTCGCTCGAGCCGCTCGTGCCGGGCATGTCGCCGGGACGGATCGAACCTCTGGGTCGACCGCTCAGCGCAGCAGCGCCCGCTCGATCTCGGCGACCGCCCCCGCGACGCCGTCCTCCTGCCGCACGGCCTCGGCGACCTCGGCCGCCCGGGCCACGACCTCGGGCGCGAGCGCCTCCTCCAGCGACGCCCGCAGCCGGCGCTCGCCGTCGGCGCCGGCGGCGACGCCCGCGGGCACCGGCGTCCCGGCCACCCCGATCTCGTGCAGCCGACGGGCCAGGAACGGCTGGTCCATCGTGAAGGGCACCGGCACCTGCGGCCGCCCGGCCCGCAGCGCGGTCACCGACGTGCCGGCACCGGCGTGCGAGACGACCGCCGCCGTCCGCGGCATCAGCAGCTCGTGAGGGGCGTCGCCGACGAAGGCGACGTGATCGCCGTGCCCGCCCTCGTCCTCGAGTCCGGACCCCTCCTGGACCAGCACCCGGTGGCCGAGCGAGAGCGCCGCCCCGACCGCGCTCCGGAGGGCGTCGCGCACGGCCGGGAGCGTGTGCGACCCGAGGCCGACGAAGACCGGCGGTGACCCGGCCGCCAGGAAGGCCTCGACCCCGGCGGGCAGCGAGGATCCGGCCGGCAGCGGCGCCACCGGATAGCCGACGACCCGCACGTCGCGGCCACCCACCCGGCGCGGCGTGACCAGCTGCGGCGTCATCGCGACGAACGCCGGCGCGGTCATCATCTGCCACGAGGCGCGGGCGCGGGCTCGGACGCCCACGTCGACCCCGGCGGCGTCCGCCCCGCGCGGGGCCACCGCGCCCCTCGCCGAGCGCAGCACCCGCAGCCCGGCGGCGAGATTGCGCCACGAGCGGCCCTCCTCGACCGAGAAGAGGCTCGAGTCGCCCCAGACCGACGGCAGGGCCGGGACGAACATCATGAGCACCTGGCGCCGGCGCGGCCCGTCGAGGAAGAGCCCGGGCCAGGTCGCCGTGAGGGCGGTCGTGACGAAGCCGTCGTAGCGCGGCGAGAGGTCGTGCAGGGTCCGCGTCACCTCGGGCGCGAGCACGCGCGCCATCTCGCCGACCATGCCCAGCTGCCCCTCCCAGGCGTCGGGCATCCCCTCGCCCGAGAGCACGTCCTCGCGGTAGCGCTCCATGAGGTCGAACCGGACCTCCTCCGGCCGCAGCCCGCCGGCGCGGACCAGGTCGACGTAGTCGGACGTCACGGTCACGCCCACGTCGTGGCCCCGGGCGGCCAGGGCGCGGCCGACGGCGACGACCGGTTGGTAGTCGCCGCGGCTGCCGGCGGCGAGCATCGCGATCCGCATACCTCCAGTGTGGCCGCCGCGACGTCGCTGGGTCCTGCGGGCCGGACGGTCTACCCTGGTGCGCGGGGCGCGACCCGGCGCCCAGCCCGCGAGCGCGACCGGCCCCCAGCTCGGACGTCGTCGGGCGAAGGGGAGCAGTTCCTCGGGCGTCGATCGTCCCTGCGTGCACGGCCGCGGGAGGGCTGGGGCTCCGTGGCCGGGAACGAGGAACGATGACCCAGGACGCCGACTTCAAGCGCCGCGTGCGCGAGCGCATGGAGCGCACCGGCGAGACCTACACCGCGGCCCGCGCCGCGCTGCGGCCCGACGCGGAGGCCGCCGAGGCCGCCCGCATGGAGCAGGAGAGGGCGGTGGCGCAGCTCTTCGACGGGCAGCGCCTGCTGCGGATCCCGACGAAGCGGCGCCGCCGGACGGTGGTGCTGCTCGAGCTGCTCTCCCGCTTCGAGCCGCGACACGTCTATCCCGAGTGCCGGCCTGGGAGGCCGTCTGGCTGCCGGGCTTCATCGCCGGACGCTGACGACCCGACCGCCCTCGTCGCCGGCGCCGGGCCCCAGCTCGACGACCACGTCGGCGCTCGCCACCGCGGCCTCGTCGTGCTCGGCGACGAGCACCGTGTGCCCGGCGTCGACGAGGGTGTGGAGCTGGGCGAGCAGGCGGTGCACGTCGGCCGGGTGCAGCCCGGTCGTCGGCTCGTCGAAGAGGTAGAGCGTGGCCGCCCGCCTGCCCCGCTGCAGCTCGGTGGCCAGCTTGATCCGCTGCGCCTCGCCGCCGGACAGCTCGGTCGCGGGCTGGCCCAGCGTCAGGTAGCCCAGCCCCAGCGCCTCGAGGGCGTCCAGGGCGCGGCGGGCCGCGGGCACCTCGGCCAGCGCCTCCTGCGCCTGCACCACGGTCATCGCCAGCAGGTCGGCGACGGTACGGCCGTCCCAGGTCACCTCGAGCGTCCGGGCGTCGAAGCGTGCGCCGCGGCAGGTGGGGCAGGTCGAGTAGGTGCCGGGCAGGAAGAGCAGCTCGACCGCCACCGCGCCCTCGCCGCCGCACGTCGGGCACTGCCCGGCGGCGGTGTTGAAGCTGAAACGGCTGGCCGTCCAGCCCCGCTCCCTGGCCTCGGGCGTGGCCGCGAAGAGCTTGCGCACGGCGTCCCACATCCCGGTGTAGGTCGCCAGGGTCGAGCGTGGCGAGCGCCCGATCGGCTTCTGCGAGATGCGCACCACGCGCCGGGGTATGCCGTCGCCCTCGCCGCGCACCTCGCCCGCGGCGGGTGCGTCCTCGGCCACCGGGGCCGGGGTGCCCTCGGTGTCGTCGCCCTCGCCGGCGTCGTCGGCGTCCGGCTGGTCCTCGACCCTGGCCAGCCGTGCGCCCGTGACGTCGTGGACCGCGTCGAGCAGGCTGGTCTTGCCCGAGCCGGAGACGCCGGTGACGACGGTGAGCGTCCCGAGCGGCAGGTCGAGGTCGACGCCGCGCACCGTGTGGCGGGTGAGCCCGGTGAAGCGGAGCGTGCCGGTGCCCTCCCGGCGCGATGGCATACCGGGGCGGATCTCGTCGAGGTGCACCCGCTCGTGCAGGTAGCGGGCGGTGACCGAGTCCTCGACCTCGGCGAGCCGGGCGGGGGGACCGCACCAGAGGACGTGCCCGCCCTCGGCGCCGGCGCCCGGGCCGACGTCGACGACCCAGTCGCAGCGGGCGACCACGCCCATGTCGTGCTCGACCACGACGACGGTGTTGCCGGCCTCGACGAGCCGGCGCAGCAGCGCGACGAGCTGGTCGGTGTCCGCGGGGTGCAGCCCGGCCGACGGCTCGTCGAGGACGTAGACGACGCCGAAGAGACCGGAGCGCAGCGCGGTCGCGAGCCGCAGCCGCTGCAGCTCGCCGGAGGAGACGCCGCCGGTGGGGCGGCCGAGCGTGAGATGGCCCAGGCCGAGCTCCTCCATGAGGGCGAGCCGGCCGCACAGGTCCTCGAGGAGGAGCACCTCGGCCTGCTGCCGCGCGTCGCGCTCGGGGAGGACGGCGAGCTCGTCGAGGCGCCGGCGGACCGGCTCCAGCAGCCGCGTGACGGGCAGCGCGGCGGCCTCGTCGATGGCCAGGCCCTGCCAGGTGACCGCGAGGGCCTCGGTGCGCAGCCGCCGCCCGCCGCAGGTCGCGCACGGACGGGTCTCGACGAAGCGCAGCGTCCGGGCGCGCTGGGTGGCGCTGCGCGTCTCGGCCAGGGTGCGCCGCACGTAGCGGGCCGCCGAGGAGAAGGTGCCCTGGTAGGGGCGGTTGATGCGCTCGGCGTCGCGGGTGGGCACGACGGTGACGACCGGCTGCTCGTCGGTGAAGAGGATCCACTCGCGGGTCTCCCGCGGCAGCTCGCGCCAGGGGACGTCGACGTCGTGCCCGAGCGTGGCGACGATGTCGCGGTAGTTCTTGCCGAGCCAGGCGCCGGGCCACGCGGCGACCGCGCCCTCGGCGATCGACAGCGTGTCGTCGGGCACCATCGAGGCCTCGGTCGGCTCGTGGACCACCCCGAGGCCGCCGCAGGTCGGGCAGGCGCCGTCGGGGGTGTTGGGGGAGAAGGAGTCCGAGTCGAGCCGCGCTGCGCCCTCGGGGTAGGTGCCGCACCGCGACCACAGCATCCGCAGCGTCGACCCGGTCGTCGTCACGGTGCCGACGGTCGAACGTCCGCCGAAGCCGCCGCGGCCCTGCTCCAGGGCCACCGTCGGCGGCAGTCCGCGCACGTCGCGGACCTGCGGGTCGACCGCGGTGGAGATGAGGCGGCGGGCGTAGGGCGCGACCGAGTCGAGGTAGCGGCGCTGCGCCTCTCCGTGCACCGTCCCGAAGGCCAGGCTCGACTTTCCCGACCCCGAGACCCCCGTCACCGCGACCAGCGCGTCGCGGGGCAGGTCGACGTCGACGTCCCGCAGGTTGTGCAGGCGGGCGCCCCGCACCTCGATCCGTCCGCTCACGCGGTCAGGGTATGGCGTTGACCACAGTTCGGGCGGATCGGGAACATGGTTGAAGTGTCACCCATTGGACCAGACATGACTTTCCCCAGGATCGGCGTCGTCGTCAGCACCACCCGCCCTGCCCGGATCGGCCCGAAGGTGGCCGGCTGGATCACCGGGCTCGCCCCCTACGGCACGGAGGTCGAGCTCGTCGACCTCGCCGCCATCGGCCTGCCCTTCCTGGCCGACGGTCAGATGCCGTCCGCGGGTGAGTACGACCAGCCCAGCACCATCGCCTGGTCCGAGCGCGTGCGCTCCTACGACGCCCTCATCCTCACGGTCGCCGAGTACAACGGCGGCTACCCGGCCGTCCTCAAGAACGCCCTCGACACCCTCCACGCCGAGTGGAAGGGTCTGCCGGTCGGCGTCGTCGGCTACGGCTGGGGCGGCGCGGCCGCCGCCACCGGTGCCCTCGCGACCGTCCTCGACCGCCTGCAGACCCTCCGCCTCGACGGCCCGGGCCTGCGCTTCGGCGAGGACCTCACCCCCGAGGGCGAGATCCTCGAGAACGCCCCCGAGGAGGCCGTGCGCGGCCTCTACGACCAGCTGGTCGCCGCCGCCCGCGAGTCGGCCTCCGCCTCCGTCTGAGCCCCTGACCCTCGGGTCCTCGCGCGGACGGCGCCGGTCGGACAGACTGTCGCCATGAGCGAGGACACTCCCCGACCCCTGCACGTCGACATGGTGACCGTCGACTGCGAGGACCCGAGGGCCCTGGCCGGCTTCTGGGCGCAGGCGCTGCACACGGAGATCGGCATGGACACCCCCGACTTCGTCATCCTGCGCGGCCGCCCGCGGCTGGCCTTCCAGCGCGTCGACGACCCCACGCCCGGCAAGAACCGGATGCACCTCGACCTCTCCGGCGGCGACCGCGAGGCGGAGGTCGAGCGGCTCGTCGGCCTCGGCGCCGAGATCGTCGAGCAGCAGGGCGACGACGACTTCCGCTGGAGGGTGCTGCGCGACCCCGCCGGCAACGTCTTCTGCGTCTCCGACCCGCACGGCTGAGGCGCGACCTCCCCGGCCCCCGCCCCGGGGACGTGGTGCGGCCACCCGGCGCACCCCATACCCTGCCGGTGTGACTCCTCCGAATGCGACCGCCACCCCGCTCGTCCTGCTGCACGCGGGCGGGCAGGCGCCCATGGCGTGGGAGGACGTCGTGGTGCGGCTCTACGGCTCGCGCCGGCTGCTCACGCCGTGGGTGCCGGGGCTGAAGCCGACCGAGCGCGCGCCCGTGCCGATGGCCGACGCCGCGGCCGCGCTCGACCAGACGCTCATGCTCGAGGGGCTGCAGCAGGTCGACCTGTGCGGGGTGTCCTACGGGGCGATGGTCGCCGCGCAGCTTGCCGCCGACTTCCCCGAGCGGGTGCGGCGGCTGGTGCTCGTCGGCGGGCAGGTGCGGCCGCCGAGGTCGGTGCTGCGGATGCAGAAGGTGCTGCTGCGGATGATCCCGCGCTCGCGCTTCGTCGACATGGGCGTGTCCAAGGAGCAGGTGCTGCGCAGCCAGGAGGTGGTGCGCGCCCTGGACCTGACCGACGCGCTGCCGCGGATCACGGCCCGCACCCTGGTGGTGGTCGGGGCCAAGGACCTCGCCAACCAGGCCGGGGCCCGGGCGCTCGCCGACGGGATCGCCGGTGCGAGCCTGCGCGTCGTCGAGGGCGCGGGGCACCTGGTCAACACCGAGAAGCCCGAGGAGCTGACGACCATCCTCACCGACTTCCTCGACGCGCTGGAGCCGACGGGCTGATCAGCCCTTCCTCGGCGCGGCTCCGCCGGGCAGCCCGCTGCGGTCCATCCGCGCCAGCAGGCCCAGCTGGGCGAGGCGCTCGCGGCGGAAGGTCGCCCGCGCCGACGCGCCGTAGGCCCGGTCGAGCAACCGCTTGCCCCGGGCCACCGCCTCGCGGTCGTGGACCACGATCTGGGAGACGAGGTCGGAGGCCGCGGCCACCGGGTCCTCGGCGAGCCGCGTGACGAGCCCGATCCGGTGGGCCTCGTCGCCGCTGACCGTGCGCGCCGTGAGCGTCAGGTCCTTGGCGACGTCGAGCCCGACGACCTCGACGAGCGAGCGGGTGCCGGACATGTCGGGCACCAGGCCCCAGCGGGTCTCGCGGACCGACCACGCGGCGTCCGGCGTGCTGATGCGGAAGTCGGCGCCGAGCGCCAGCTGCAGCCCTCCGCCGAGGCAGTGGCCGTGGACGGCCGCGGCCACCGGCACGGGCAGCCGGCGCCAGGCCCAGCAGGCCTCCTGGAAGACGTTGGTGCCCCGCAGCCCGGGGACGAAGCGGCGTGCGATGCCCTGGGGATCGCGCAGCGCGGTCCCGAGGTCCATCCCGGCGCAGAAGGCGTCCCCCTCGCCGGAGAGGACGACCGCCCGCACGTCGGGCCGCCGGCGCAGCTGCCGGGCGGTCGAGACGAGCGCGTCGAGCATGGGCAGGGTCAGGGCGTTGAGCTTGTCGGGACGGGACAGGCGGACGGCGGCGACCCCGTCCACCACCTCGCAGGTGACGTCCCCCTGCTGCATGGTGTGCGGCGGCATGCCCGGGACTCTCCCACAGGGCGTCGGGAAAGGGCGCGCACACCTCGTCGCCCCGCGTGTCAGGTCCGCGCTCCGGTCAGCGTCACAGACCGAGGAACTCCCGGATCGCCGGCAGCTCGCGCCGTGCCTGCGCGAGACCCGCCTGGTGGCTGGCGCGGAGCCTCGCGACGTCGCGGGTGCTGTTGCTCACCGGCATGTGGTCGGGGGCGAAGACGTAGGCCCGGCCCGCCCGCTCCAGCTCCAGCACCTGCTCGCGCATCGCGTTGTAGTGGGCCGGCCGCTGCCGCAGCGCCTCGGCGACCGAGGGGAGGGTGCGGAAGTGGCGCCGGACGTACCAGTCGCCGCGCGAGGGCGTCTTGACGTAGCCGCGCTCGCGGGTGAGCACGACGAGGAACTTCTCGTAGCCGTCGGCCTGCGCGGCGTCGAGGGGGATGCCGCCGCTCGGCCCCAGCGCTCCGTCGACGTAGACCTCGCCGTCGATCGTCACCGGTGGCATGACGACCGGCATGGTCGAGGACGCCCGGATGCGGATCATGAGCTCGGTCAGCGAGGGCAGGTCCTCCCGGCCCCAGTAGACGGGCTCGCCGCGGGTGGCGTTGAACCCGCCGATCCGCACCGTCGCCGGGTTGGCCGACCAGGTCTCCCAGTCGAAGGGCAGAGCAGCACCGGGCAGACCGGTCTCCTCGTAGATGTACTGCGCGTTGAAGAGACCCTGGCCGCGGAGAAACGTGCGCCAGTCGCCGAAGCGCGGGTCCGCCGCGAAGTCGGTGAAGCTGTGCCGCGCCCGCCACGGGTCGCGCGAGACGTAGTTGCAGGTGTTGCTCGAGCCCGCGGAGATGCCACCGACCCAGGGGAGGTGGATGTCCGCCTCGAGCAGCGCGACGAGCAGTCCGGAGGTGTAGGACGCGCGCATGCCACCGCCCTCGAAGACGAGGGCGGTGTCGGTCACCTTGCTGGTCAGCGCCACCCTGCGAGGGTATGCCGCGTGTCAGGCCCCGCGGACGGCGGCCAGCACCTCGCGCTCGACCTCGTCGGTCAGGCCGCTGGGCCGGTCGCCCTCGCGGGTCTCCTCGTAGGTGAGAGCTGCTGCCAGGGTCTCGGCCAGGGGCCGGGTCGTGAGGCCGGCGGCCCGGGCGCGGGTGGTGCCCATGGTCGCGAAGCCGCGGATCTCGGGGACGTCGATCCACATCGGCAGCGAGCGCGGGCCCATCCACGGGTTGACGCCGAGCTCGCGCAGGCGCTCGGGGGCGACCGGGAGCGGACGGGCGTTGCTGCCGGCGACCTCGTTGGCCGTGGCGAGGACCTCCGAGAGCGGGACGGTCGGGCCGGTGACGTTGAACGGACCCTCGAGGCGCTCGACCGCGGCCCGCAGGCAGAAGTCGGCGAGGTCGCGCACGTCGACGACGGCGCACGGGAAGTCGGGGTCGTCGGGGACGACCACGTCTGGGCCGCCGTCGACCGGGTGCGCGAAGCGCCACGGCCAGTAGCCGGTGCGGCCAGAGGCGTCGCCGTCGCCGCCGATGAGGCCGGAGCGCACGAGGGTCGCGGTGCGCCCGGAGCCGGAGAAGATCTGCTCGCAGGCGACCTTGGCCGCGCCGTAGTCCTCCATGCCCTCCAGCACGTCGGACCCCAGCGGCGTCTGCAACGGGGCGTCCTCGTCGCGCTCGAGGTCGGGCGACTCGGTGTAGACGTTGGCGGTCGACACGAACACCCAGTGGTCGGTGTCGAGGTCGCGCACCGCCCGCTTCGCCCGGCCGGGCTGGCTGGTGATCTCGACGATCGCGTCGAAGTGGCGACCGGACAGCGGCGTCAGCGCGTCGTCGTCCTCACGGTCGCCCGTGACGAGATCGGCGCCGACCGGTGCGGGCCGCGAGCCGCGGGCGAAGCAGGTGACGGTGTGGCCGTCGGCCAGGGCGGCGCGGGCGATCTCGCCGCTCAGGAAGCCGGTGCCACCAAGGATGAGGAGGTCCATGGGGTCATCCTGCGGCACGGAGGGCCGCCGGCGCAGGGGGCGTGCCCTGCGCCGGCGGGTCGCTCACCAGCGGTGGGCGACGTCGATGACCAGCCGTGCCCCGTCACCGGGGCCGTCGAGGACCATGACCCTCATGGGCAGCCGGGCGCGCACGCCCAGCCCGATCGTGGTCTGCCCCTCGAAGCTGCCCGCCCATGCGACCTGCCGGAACGTCGAGTAGCCGGTGACGTCGACGAGGTTGGTGCGGCTCCTCGGGGTGTAGGTGGCCCGCCCCTTGCCGTCGTAGGCCGGTGCCCGCAGGACGATCTGCAGGTCGGCGTCGCCCTTGAGCGGGACGGCCTTGCCGCTGCCGTCCTCCCGCACGGTCGTGACGTAGCGGACGTCGTAGCCGAGCGAGCCCGGGACCTTGGCGACGTCCAGGACGAGCCGGTCGAAGCAGGCGTGGCGGCCCGAGCGCACGTTGGTCAGCGTGCCGGTCGTGGTCGTGGAGCTGCTCTTGGCCAGCGAGCCCCACGTGATGCCGCAGTAGGGCGTGGCCGCCGCGACGGGCGCGGCGGGCGCGGTCACCGCGGAGGCGGGTGCCGTCAGCCCGGCGGCCAGCGCGACGGCGGTGGCCACGGTGCCGAGACGGCGGAGGTGCTGTCGAGTCCCCATGAGTTCTTCCCCTCGGACGTGGGGCGGGTGCCCCGGTGGGTATGGCGCGCGCTCGCGTCATACCTCTATGTCGCCGGAGGGGGAGGAAAAGGTGCAGATACGACCTCAGGCCGGCGGGTAGGGGGTCTCCCGGAGCAGCCGGGCCAGGTGGGCGGCGTTGCGCGCCGCGGTGGCGGTGGCCGAGGCGGTCTCCTCGGGCGTCTCGTCGAGGTCCTTGAAGTCGACCGAGTGCATGGCCTCGCCGTTCCAGTAGGTGCCGCCCTGGGCGGGCACCGTGAAGCCGACGTCGTTGAGCGCCTGGAAGAGGATGGCGGTGATGTGGTGCGCGCCGTCCTCGTTGCCGACGACGACGGCGATCGCCACCTTGCCGAAGGTCAGCTGGCGGCCCTCGTCGTCGGTCTCGGACAGCTCGGCGTCGAGCCGCTCGAGGACCCGCTGGGCGACGCTGGAGTGCTGGCCCATCCAGGTCGGGGTGGCGAGCACGAGGATGTCGGCGGCCATGACCCGCTCACGGATCGCCGGCCACTCGTCGCCCTCGCCCATGTCGAGCTCCACGCCGGGACGGATGTCATGGTCGACGACGCGGACCTGGCTGCCGGTCACGCCGTGCTTCGCGAGCTCGTCGAGCACCTGCTGGCCGAGCAGCTCGGTGCTCGACGCGGCGGGCGAGGGGTTGAGCGTGCAGTTGAGGACGAGCGCGGTGAGGGGCTGGGTGTCGGTCATGGATCGACGCTAGGCCCGTCCCGGGCGGGGCGCAGGGCGGGACGCCGGGCCGGTCCGGCGATGAGTGCGGGCGGCCCGCGGAGTCGAACCACCATGGCGAAGACGACCCGTGTCCTGAGCGTCTCGGTCCCGGTGGCGGACCAGGACGTCGCGCTGCGCTTCTACACCGAGGTGCTGGGCTGCGAGGTGCGTGCCGACGTGGAGGTCTGGCCCGGCGCGCGCCTGATCGAGGTGGTGCCGCCCGGCTCGTCGGTGGCGATCCTCCTGCTGCCGCCGGACGGCGAGATCCCCGGTGGCCGTGCGGCTCGGGACCACCGACGCCCGGGAGGCGCACGAACGCATCCGTGGGTCCGGGGTGACGTTGCACAACGAGGAGCTGGTGCTGCTGGACGGCGTGCCGCCGATGTTCTCCTTCACCGACCCCGAGGGCAACGGCCTCGTCTACCTCGAGGACGACGGGGGTGAGGGCGCGTGACCGCCGGGCCGCTGGACCTCACCTTCACCGCACGGCTGGGCAAGGTGCGTCCCGGCGACACCTGGACCTGCGTCCAGCTGCCGGACTCGGCGACGATCTTCGGCACGCGTGGGCTGGTCAAGGTGCCGGGACGGTCGACGGGCATCCCTTCCGCG
This genomic interval carries:
- a CDS encoding glycosyltransferase family A protein: MLPPPAPGADARDEDPLLGAALRSGADEVLDELARRAGAGGTARSLAVRLAGGAELPGRVTRPGAALSAAGALATAWFALGRDEVEQRAAVELFRQAVEAGGPKALRQAERRHYLQAAFLTGRHDLVRTGLDTLQGVHPDVVEGLRADLVNPYAEGTQQPASHARWEKLLGSRFAARDLDGPRVDGARDPVFDGLRLPATRSVDGPMVTVVVPAFRPDRGLVTSVRSVLDQSWGNLELLLVDDCSEPGHAELLEECAALDDRVRLLRQAVNGGSYLARNAALAVARGAYVTTQDADDWSHPERLALQVAALEEAPEAAASRSVAIRARPDLTRQWFGYRPERMNASSLLVRREVLEAVGGFDAIRKGADSEMQERLGLVGGVVNVTEPLAITRLAAGSLSRADFAFGRHSPDRVLFRSSFRVWHAGLRAAGASAPADVRLERDGMRPFPVPRSFVRDLAGRPVPRSDYRMVLVVDQARPPVEVLEGLVEAGPRSDGTGAADRAPVTGAEGPTVAVLGREDLTRSGMMSPDWSPVLLEAARDGVVDLVTDTDQVRADVVVVLEPAALAPAARPMPSVTTDRVLLAAVPPSEVEPVRDLEGAAATVRSHWGVRAEWVARTPAEQQAWAADGWELPLVTDLLGAGAAGVSLRG
- a CDS encoding PQQ-dependent sugar dehydrogenase yields the protein MGRRSPLLSVVAVAGLALTACSGEGDSASPPATSSAPAASTTPAGTDDGTATTAPSDDAVSETSSEPTEEPAAPEALDVEVVLEGLRLPWDVQLLPDGTALVTERGGRLLAADPTGTPAEAREVALDLPELFVGSEAGLMGLAVSPDFEQDRTIFLCHAAQPTGAAPDVRVTRWTLDEDLARATRDGVVVDGLPLTSGRHAGCRLLLLPDDTLLVGTGDAADGRNPQALDSLGGKVLALTTDGGPAEPDGSVEGADPRILTYGHRNVQGLAVQPGTDPPVVWSVEHGPSVDDEVNVLEPGGNYGWDPVPGYDESVPMTDLDAFPDAVEAVWSSGSPTRATSGAAFLRGGAWGAWEGALAVAELKGSGLTLLLVDGTEVVDELRPRELDGTYGRLRSLTVDEDGALWVTSSNGEGDVVLRVTPAG
- a CDS encoding glycosyltransferase, whose amino-acid sequence is MRIAMLAAGSRGDYQPVVAVGRALAARGHDVGVTVTSDYVDLVRAGGLRPEEVRFDLMERYREDVLSGEGMPDAWEGQLGMVGEMARVLAPEVTRTLHDLSPRYDGFVTTALTATWPGLFLDGPRRRQVLMMFVPALPSVWGDSSLFSVEEGRSWRNLAAGLRVLRSARGAVAPRGADAAGVDVGVRARARASWQMMTAPAFVAMTPQLVTPRRVGGRDVRVVGYPVAPLPAGSSLPAGVEAFLAAGSPPVFVGLGSHTLPAVRDALRSAVGAALSLGHRVLVQEGSGLEDEGGHGDHVAFVGDAPHELLMPRTAAVVSHAGAGTSVTALRAGRPQVPVPFTMDQPFLARRLHEIGVAGTPVPAGVAAGADGERRLRASLEEALAPEVVARAAEVAEAVRQEDGVAGAVAEIERALLR